In Sardina pilchardus chromosome 8, fSarPil1.1, whole genome shotgun sequence, a genomic segment contains:
- the gpsm1a gene encoding G-protein-signaling modulator 3: MTPQPQPNGQQTGPPKMTPQPQPKGQQTGPPQMTPQPQPKGQQTGPPQMTPPHMTPQPQPKGQQTGPPQMTPQPQPKGQQRGPPLGRCPPSPDAPPALRESPSLASLAQTEALFDLIASSQSRRLDDQRASVGDRLSFAITQNNIRHLCHACNPPQPTDDFFNMLIKHQSCRLNDQRCSLPECVEGAECVEGAGASDADEAFFSLVQRVQAKRMDEQRVSFYCDQHDDGPDAEAHTHTHTHTHTHAHASTHSRHDHEHKPSPRPASGSS; the protein is encoded by the exons ATGACCCCCCAGCCCCAACCCAACGGCCAGCAGACGGGCCCCCCCAAGATGACCCCCCAGCCCCAACCCAAGGGCCAGCAGACGGGCCCCCCCCAGATGACCCCCCAGCCCCAACCCAAGGGCCAGCAGACGGGCCCCCCCCAGATGACCCCCCCCCATATGACCCCCCAGCCCCAACCCAAGGGCCAGCAGACGGGCCCCCCCCAGATGACCCCCCAGCCCCAACCCAAGGGCCAGCAGAGAGGGCCCCCCCTGGGTCGCTGCCCCCCCTCGCCAGACGCCCCCCCTGCCCTGCGCGAGTCTCCCTCGCTGGCGTCGCTCGCCCAGACGGAGGCGCTGTTTGACCTCATCGCCAGCTCACAGAGCCGTCGCCTGGACGACCAGAGGGCCAGCGTGGGCGACCGCCTGTCCTTCGCCATCACGCAGAACAACATCCGCCACCTGTGCCACGCCTGCAACCCCCCGCAGCCCACCGACGACTTCTTCAACATGCTCATCAAACACCAG tCCTGCCGGCTGAATGACCAGCGGTGTTCTCTGCcggagtgtgtggagggtgcggagtgtgtggagggtgcGGGAGCGTCGGACGCTGACGAGGCCTTCTTCAGCCTGGTCCAGAGAGTGCAGGCCAAGCGGATGGATGAGCAGCGTGTGTCCTTCTACTGCGACCAGCACGACGACGGCCCTGACGCtgaagcccacacacacacacacacacacacacacacacacgcacacgctagCACCCACTCCCGCCATGACCACGAGCACAAACCCTCGCCACGGCCTGCCTCCGGCTCTAGTTAA